The Penaeus monodon isolate SGIC_2016 chromosome 13, NSTDA_Pmon_1, whole genome shotgun sequence genome contains a region encoding:
- the LOC119580205 gene encoding facilitated trehalose transporter Tret1-like, producing the protein MPLPDENVINESTLRRRIRYCKQVVLAMGASLGMATMGMTVTWPNALLRDLRVDNTTLVGTQLHLADWQKDLMGSVVFVGSLPGLLVAGWVLGRLGRRRSMALGAVPGLLGWVLVALGANVSMLAVGRMLQGFTLGMVSVAATTYITELPDASIRGFACVLPTLFSEAGNLFVASLSLVLPWHHLAFVCASVTVLFIAITFLLPESPSYLVVCKEESRARKVLAVLRGPDVDVEEELRILKKQNEGLAGDSPGWRSLLKGVVVRRVLVVVALFLIQSFSGLMVFVSNASRILRSVGSAMDERLSTIVVFGVELLGCACSCCLQDRIGRRRSVVLSLVVMAAALVAMGTYAFLAGSAAPAVLEVADLPAQSLNSTFYLHVPRDEGEQLRVGVEPSMGVMKEVGLAGWEWVPLGCLVIYMFVMCLGIRTVPYILAAEYFPTTIRPQATSVCMTFASFIIFAALQTYSLLLEALTQAGLYWTYGAVAACGALFSLVFITETSGKTVG; encoded by the exons aaAACGTAATAAATGAGTCCACCCTGCGACGGCGGATTCGTTACTGTAAGCAA GTTGTGCTGGCCATGGGCGCGTCCCTGGGCATGGCCACCATGGGCATGACGGTCACTTGGCCCAACGCGTTGCTGAGAGACCTGCGCGTCGACAACACGACGCTCGTGGGCACGCAGCTGCACCTGGCCGACTGGCAGAAGGACCTCATGG gcagtgttgtgtttgtgggatcTCTCCCTGGCCTCTTGGTGGCTGGCTGGGTGCTCGGCCGGCTGGGCCGCCGAAGGAGCATGGCTCTGGGCGCGGTGCCGGGCCTCCTGGGCTGGGTTCTGGTGGCTCTCGGGGCAAATGTTTCCATGTTAGCAGTCGGCAG GATGTTGCAAGGCTTCACCTTAGGGATGGTGTCTGTAGCAGCCACGACCTACATCACAGAGCTGCCCGACGCATCGATCCGTGGCTTCGCCTGCGTCCTTCCAACCTTGTTCTCCGAAGCGGGAAACCTCTTCGTCGCCAGTCTCTCGCTTGTGCTGCCTTGGCACCACCTGGCCTTTGTCTGCGCCTCCGTCACCGTTCTCTTCATTGCCATTACATTCCTGTTGCCAGAGAGTCCTTCCTATCTCGTGGTTTGCAAAGAGGAATCACGAGCTCGCAAAGTCCTCGCCGTGTTGCGAGGTCCTGACGTCGATGTGGAGGAAGAGCTGAGGATACTCAAGAAGCAGAACGAGGGTCTGGCGGGCGACAGTCCCGGCTGGCGGTCGCTCCTGAAAGGCGTGGTCGTTCGGCGGGTGCTGGTGGTCGTGGCGCTCTTCCTCATCCAGAGCTTCAGCGGCCTCATGGTCTTCGTCTCGAATGCGTCGAGAATCCTCCGCTCCGTCGGCTCGGCGATGGACGAGAGGCTCAGCACTATCGTCGTCTTCGGGGTAGAGCTACTGGGATGCGCCTGCTCGTGCTGCCTGCAGGATCGCATCGGCCGGCGGAGGTCCGTGGTCCTCTCCCTCGTGGTCATGGCTGCCGCCCTTGTCGCCATGGGCACGTACGCCTTCTTGGCCGGCAGCGCGGCGCCGGCGGTCCTGGAGGTGGCGGATCTGCCGGCCCAAAGCCTCAACAGCACCTTCTATCTGCATGTGCCTCG AGATGAGGGCGAGCAGCTGAGAGTTGGCGTCGAACCGAGCATGGGCGTGATGAAGGAAGTGGGCTTGGCCGGGTGGGAGTGGGTGCCTTTAGGGTGCCTGGTCATATATATGTTCGTCATGTGCCTGGGTATCCGCACCGTGCCCTACATCTTGGCAGCGGAATACTTCCCAACGACCATTAGGCCTCAA GCCACGAGTGTGTGCATGACATTCGCCAGTTTCATTATCTTCGCGGCCCTCCAGACGTACAGCCTGCTCCTGGAGGCACTCACGCAGGCCGGCCTTTACTGGACCTACGGCGCCGTGGCGGCCTGTGGGGcgctcttctctcttgtcttcatAACGGAAACCAGTGGCAAGACCGTCGGCTGA